A portion of the Candidatus Paceibacterota bacterium genome contains these proteins:
- the gatC gene encoding Asp-tRNA(Asn)/Glu-tRNA(Gln) amidotransferase subunit GatC, whose product MSNLSPKDLANLARLARIEMTDQELAHLSTEMDVILNAVARVQEVATADIPPTSHPLPLRNVTRPDVVAPSLTPEQALSGAPAKEDGRFRVPQILGEEA is encoded by the coding sequence ATGAGCAACTTGTCGCCAAAAGACCTAGCGAATCTAGCCCGCCTGGCTCGAATCGAGATGACTGATCAGGAACTTGCCCATCTATCCACTGAGATGGATGTCATTCTGAACGCGGTAGCCCGCGTGCAGGAGGTGGCAACGGCTGATATTCCGCCGACTTCACACCCTTTGCCTTTGCGCAATGTGACCCGTCCTGATGTAGTGGCTCCGAGCCTTACCCCAGAGCAGGCGCTCTCAGGGGCTCCGGCAAAAGAAGATGGCCGCTTCCGGGTGCCACAGATTTTGGGGGAGGAAGCATGA
- the gatA gene encoding Asp-tRNA(Asn)/Glu-tRNA(Gln) amidotransferase subunit GatA, giving the protein MITRSAHEMAAAMAAGEITSEKLTQQHFDRIAEVDAEVHAFLHLDHEGALAQAQSVDEARGRGEKVGPLAGVPLALKDIIVQKDVPTTAGSKILEGWRPPYDATIVTKMKNAGIVILGKTNCDEFAMGSSTENSAYGPTHNPWDLSRIPGGSGGGSSASLAAFEAPLAIGTDTGGSIRQPAAVTGTVGVKPTYGGVSRYGLIAFSSSLDQAGPCARTVLDAALLHEVIAGHDPMDATSANVPVPQVVNAARSGEVKGMKIGVVKELNGDGYQAGVRSRFEESLELLAKAGAEIVEVSCPNFEYALAAYYLIAPSECSSNLARFDAMRYGMRKGDDDGVSAELVMNITREVGFGREVKRRIILGTYALSSGYYDAYYGSAQKVRTLIMQDFNNAFAKADVLVSPTAPTTAFKIGEKADDPLAMYLNDIATIPVNMAGIAGMSLPSGLAPEDGLPTGFQIMAPAMQDQKLYSVGAALEAALLAKWGAPLLSRIPALGGAK; this is encoded by the coding sequence ATGATTACTCGCTCCGCACATGAGATGGCTGCGGCAATGGCGGCGGGGGAGATTACTTCTGAGAAATTAACCCAACAGCATTTTGATCGGATTGCTGAAGTTGATGCTGAGGTTCATGCCTTCCTGCATTTGGATCATGAGGGTGCTTTAGCACAGGCTCAATCGGTCGATGAGGCGCGCGGACGTGGCGAGAAAGTCGGGCCGTTGGCTGGGGTTCCACTGGCACTGAAAGACATCATCGTTCAGAAGGATGTTCCGACTACCGCTGGATCCAAGATTCTTGAAGGGTGGCGTCCGCCCTATGACGCAACCATCGTTACCAAGATGAAGAATGCTGGAATTGTCATTCTGGGCAAGACGAACTGCGACGAGTTTGCGATGGGTTCGTCGACTGAGAACTCTGCGTACGGTCCAACACATAATCCGTGGGACCTATCTCGTATTCCTGGTGGATCTGGCGGTGGGTCATCCGCATCCCTTGCTGCCTTTGAAGCGCCTCTTGCTATTGGTACAGATACGGGTGGATCTATCCGTCAACCAGCGGCTGTAACCGGAACAGTGGGAGTGAAGCCAACCTATGGTGGAGTTTCGCGTTATGGATTGATCGCGTTCTCATCGAGTCTGGATCAGGCAGGTCCTTGTGCGCGTACCGTATTGGATGCGGCGTTGTTGCATGAGGTGATCGCTGGACATGATCCAATGGATGCAACGAGTGCCAATGTGCCAGTGCCACAAGTTGTGAATGCTGCCCGAAGTGGTGAAGTGAAGGGCATGAAGATCGGCGTTGTGAAAGAACTCAATGGCGATGGGTACCAAGCGGGGGTTCGTTCTCGCTTTGAGGAGTCTTTGGAACTTCTTGCTAAGGCTGGCGCAGAAATCGTTGAAGTCTCCTGCCCTAATTTTGAATACGCGCTTGCTGCTTATTATTTAATTGCTCCGAGTGAATGTTCTTCCAACCTCGCACGTTTTGACGCCATGCGTTATGGAATGCGAAAGGGCGATGATGACGGAGTTTCGGCAGAACTCGTTATGAATATCACCCGCGAGGTGGGCTTCGGCCGCGAAGTGAAACGCCGAATTATCCTTGGAACATATGCACTTTCCTCGGGTTATTACGATGCTTATTATGGCAGCGCGCAGAAGGTACGCACGTTGATTATGCAGGATTTCAACAATGCATTCGCCAAGGCGGATGTTCTCGTTTCTCCTACCGCACCAACAACCGCATTCAAGATCGGCGAGAAAGCTGATGACCCATTAGCCATGTATCTCAACGACATTGCGACGATTCCAGTGAACATGGCGGGAATCGCAGGAATGAGCCTGCCTTCCGGGCTGGCTCCAGAAGATGGGCTGCCCACGGGGTTTCAGATTATGGCTCCTGCAATGCAGGATCAGAAGTTGTATTCGGTGGGTGCTGCGTTGGAGGCGGCACTGCTTGCTAAGTGGGGTGCGCCATTGCTCTCGCGTATTCCTGCATTGGGAGGTGCGAAGTGA
- the gatB gene encoding Asp-tRNA(Asn)/Glu-tRNA(Gln) amidotransferase subunit GatB gives MSLSYEDVIAKYEPVLGLEVHVELNTNSKMFCGCATVFGAEPNTQTCPVCLGMPGAMPVVNEKAIESSILIGLALHCSIAPFSRFSRKNYFYPDMPKNYQISQYDEPICINGFVDVEIDTDEGVKQFRVEIERVHMEEDTGKSLHMGGATGRIHGADYSLLDFNRAGIPLVEIVTKIVPGTGKYAPEVAKAYVAELRDILRSLGVSDVRMEQGSLRCDANVSLRLIGETALGTRSETKNVNSLRSVERAVRGEMIRHAELLNAGKKVVQETRHFQEESGLTRSGRSKEQAEDYRYFPEPDLVPVEPDAAWIEELRATLPEEPTTRRKRLQAEWSVPDKEMAAMINAEALNIVEATVKLGADPTRARGWWLGEISRVANEKEVSIFDLAITPKDVADIVALVAAGELTDKLARQVVEGVINSEGTPAQVMESRGLKVVSDDSALMAAIEKAIASQPDTAEKVRNGNIPAAGALIGAVMKETKGQADAARVRELLLGHLGQM, from the coding sequence GTGAGTCTTTCCTATGAGGACGTGATTGCTAAGTACGAACCTGTATTGGGTCTTGAAGTTCACGTCGAACTCAATACCAATTCAAAGATGTTCTGTGGGTGTGCGACAGTCTTTGGTGCGGAGCCAAATACTCAGACCTGCCCCGTCTGTCTCGGCATGCCTGGTGCGATGCCCGTGGTCAACGAGAAGGCGATTGAATCCTCCATTCTTATTGGTCTTGCTCTGCATTGTTCTATTGCGCCGTTTAGCCGCTTCTCGCGGAAGAACTATTTCTATCCAGATATGCCAAAGAACTACCAGATCTCGCAGTATGACGAGCCGATCTGCATCAATGGTTTTGTGGATGTCGAGATTGATACGGATGAAGGTGTGAAGCAGTTCCGCGTTGAGATCGAGCGCGTGCATATGGAAGAGGACACGGGAAAATCATTGCACATGGGCGGGGCCACTGGACGAATCCACGGCGCTGACTACTCGTTGCTCGACTTCAACCGGGCAGGTATTCCTTTAGTGGAGATTGTGACCAAGATTGTTCCGGGCACAGGAAAGTACGCACCTGAGGTCGCCAAGGCTTATGTCGCAGAACTCCGTGACATTCTCCGCTCCCTCGGCGTGAGTGATGTTCGCATGGAGCAGGGCTCACTTCGTTGCGACGCCAACGTCTCATTGCGACTGATAGGTGAGACGGCACTTGGAACTCGTAGTGAGACAAAGAACGTCAACTCGCTTCGCTCAGTCGAGCGTGCGGTGCGCGGAGAGATGATCCGTCATGCAGAACTCTTAAACGCAGGCAAGAAAGTTGTTCAGGAGACTCGTCACTTCCAAGAGGAGAGCGGACTTACTCGCTCCGGTCGTTCCAAGGAGCAGGCCGAGGATTACCGTTATTTCCCTGAGCCAGATCTTGTCCCAGTAGAGCCAGATGCAGCCTGGATTGAGGAATTGCGAGCCACTTTGCCTGAAGAACCCACAACACGTCGAAAGAGATTGCAGGCTGAGTGGTCGGTGCCGGATAAAGAGATGGCCGCGATGATTAATGCTGAGGCTCTGAACATTGTCGAAGCCACAGTGAAACTCGGAGCAGATCCGACCCGTGCGCGCGGGTGGTGGCTTGGCGAGATTTCACGTGTTGCCAACGAGAAGGAAGTTTCAATCTTCGATCTGGCAATTACACCTAAGGATGTCGCCGACATTGTGGCTCTCGTTGCTGCCGGGGAGTTGACTGACAAGCTGGCTCGCCAAGTTGTAGAAGGCGTCATTAACTCAGAAGGCACGCCTGCACAAGTAATGGAATCTCGCGGCTTGAAAGTGGTCTCTGATGACTCTGCACTCATGGCTGCGATTGAGAAGGCCATTGCCTCTCAACCCGATACCGCTGAGAAAGTCCGAAACGGAAACATTCCTGCCGCCGGCGCACTCATCGGCGCGGTCATGAAAGAGACAAAGGGCCAAGCAGATGCTGCTCGAGTTCGAGAGCTCCTACTCGGTCACTTAGGTCAGATGTAA
- a CDS encoding alanine racemase, translated as MPNLVSNLQAFGKRTLTSTYKGIPLEADGQRIEEFLKTKPNLFTSGFQFPIAILRKSALDNNLKRMAEYCTEVGASLAPHVKTTMSPQIAQMQLEHGAWALTVANYSQARVFLDLGFERIIIANEIVDRHSIRAIALKNLEPNHEVIFYVDSLDGLEIIQDALSGLSDARIHLLLEIGFIGGRGGIRDNADAQTLAEKVAEDSRLILRGVSGFEGIVDGADRSSDGMAKVREFCQKIVVAAKLVAPYVGAEKIIITAGGSAFFDIVAEEFNKYDGSAHLILRSGGYISHDSGFYERIYPFADQPSVKQLLPAIELWGQVLTQPEPGLAILNLGKRDVGNDVDNPSPFKKYRGEISAISGVIDHLNDQHGYLHFQEEEDVRIADVIGMGISHPCTTFDKWKLMPLVDDNYDVVEFIHTFF; from the coding sequence ATGCCCAACTTAGTATCAAACCTTCAAGCGTTTGGAAAAAGGACTCTCACTTCGACGTACAAAGGAATTCCGCTAGAGGCTGATGGCCAGCGCATCGAAGAGTTTCTCAAAACTAAACCAAACCTCTTCACATCTGGATTTCAATTTCCCATCGCAATTCTACGAAAATCTGCACTTGATAATAATCTAAAACGCATGGCGGAATATTGCACAGAAGTTGGTGCCTCTCTTGCTCCACATGTGAAAACGACCATGTCGCCACAGATCGCGCAGATGCAGTTGGAACATGGTGCTTGGGCCTTGACTGTTGCTAACTATTCTCAGGCCCGCGTGTTTCTTGACCTTGGATTTGAACGCATCATCATTGCAAATGAAATTGTTGATAGACACTCTATTCGTGCAATAGCGCTAAAGAATTTGGAACCGAATCATGAGGTAATCTTCTACGTAGATTCACTAGATGGACTTGAAATTATTCAAGACGCACTAAGTGGTCTGAGTGATGCCCGGATCCATCTTCTACTTGAAATTGGATTCATCGGCGGGCGTGGCGGTATTCGAGATAATGCCGATGCCCAAACACTCGCAGAGAAGGTTGCTGAAGATTCTCGGCTGATCCTGCGGGGCGTCTCTGGTTTTGAAGGAATAGTCGATGGAGCAGATCGTTCGAGCGATGGCATGGCAAAAGTTCGCGAGTTCTGTCAAAAGATAGTTGTCGCAGCGAAATTGGTAGCGCCATATGTTGGTGCCGAAAAAATCATAATCACTGCGGGTGGAAGTGCTTTTTTTGATATTGTCGCCGAAGAATTCAATAAGTACGACGGTAGTGCGCACCTCATTTTACGCAGTGGTGGATACATTTCTCACGATAGCGGGTTCTATGAACGAATCTATCCTTTCGCCGATCAGCCGAGCGTTAAACAATTGTTGCCAGCCATTGAATTATGGGGTCAAGTACTCACCCAACCCGAACCTGGCCTAGCCATACTCAACCTCGGGAAACGAGATGTAGGCAATGATGTTGATAATCCATCGCCCTTCAAGAAATATCGTGGAGAGATCTCAGCTATCAGTGGTGTGATTGATCATTTAAACGATCAACACGGGTACCTGCATTTTCAGGAAGAAGAAGATGTGAGAATCGCTGATGTGATCGGTATGGGTATATCGCATCCTTGTACAACGTTTGATAAGTGGAAACTCATGCCGCTGGTGGATGATAATTATGATGTAGTAGAGTTCATTCATACCTTTTTCTAA
- a CDS encoding Rid family hydrolase: MTANFFQVESAPLPGGSYSHGVVANGFLYTCGMGPVDPATGKIVEGGVAEQTRQTLKNLESILAERGATMANVIKVTAHLQEVHRDFAAYDVVYREFFSEPFPVRTTVGSDLINILVEIDLVVAL, translated from the coding sequence ATGACTGCCAATTTTTTTCAAGTAGAAAGCGCACCACTGCCAGGAGGTTCATATTCCCACGGAGTAGTCGCAAATGGATTTCTCTATACATGTGGCATGGGTCCTGTCGATCCAGCCACTGGGAAAATTGTCGAAGGTGGCGTGGCCGAGCAGACACGACAGACGCTAAAAAATCTTGAAAGCATTCTTGCTGAGCGTGGCGCGACCATGGCTAATGTCATTAAAGTGACCGCACACCTGCAAGAAGTTCATCGCGACTTTGCGGCTTACGATGTTGTTTATCGTGAATTTTTTAGCGAGCCTTTTCCTGTACGTACGACCGTTGGCTCGGATCTCATAAATATCTTGGTCGAGATTGATTTGGTTGTTGCTCTGTAA
- a CDS encoding phosphopyruvate hydratase — MSITIRDLQGLQVLDSRGRPTVCARMTLSDGSVHKVSVPSGASTGVHEAFELRDSGGPHAENFFGGKSVYTAVANINNVIRPRLIGTVADSQLTDDLLCEIDATERHEILGANATLAVSLVTVEAAARTRGLSMARFYQPTGVLNIPMPMVNILSGGAHANGAIDIQDVLVIPHGAATFEQALSWIVAIRDTAARIGASRGFITNLVADEGGLGIPFEGSSEACTFVEQCIEAVGLTPGEEVSIALDIAASQFYDQGNYISRSSNMVFTPEQWREQLIALLSSHPIASIEDPFAEDDWSSWDRFMTELPKPIQVVGDDLFTTNLTRLSQGIDTQSANSILIKPNQNGLVTQTHHVLRHAQEHGFSTIVSARSGETEDSWLADLATGWGAGQIKVGSTHGSERTAKWNRLLELEATEETVFNNPFQKI, encoded by the coding sequence ATGAGCATCACAATACGAGATCTTCAGGGGTTGCAGGTTCTTGACTCTCGCGGACGACCAACCGTCTGCGCCCGAATGACTCTAAGCGACGGCAGTGTCCATAAGGTGAGTGTGCCGTCCGGTGCGTCTACCGGAGTCCATGAGGCGTTCGAACTCCGTGACAGCGGTGGACCACATGCGGAGAATTTTTTTGGCGGTAAGAGCGTATATACAGCCGTCGCCAACATCAATAACGTAATCCGCCCACGACTTATCGGCACAGTTGCTGATTCGCAACTAACTGATGACCTGCTCTGCGAAATCGATGCAACGGAGCGACACGAAATTTTAGGAGCAAACGCAACCTTGGCGGTGTCGCTCGTTACAGTCGAAGCAGCGGCGCGTACTCGTGGACTATCCATGGCCCGGTTCTATCAACCCACGGGCGTATTGAATATTCCCATGCCGATGGTGAATATCCTTTCAGGTGGTGCGCATGCCAACGGGGCCATTGATATTCAAGATGTTCTTGTCATCCCACATGGCGCAGCAACATTCGAACAAGCCCTCTCCTGGATCGTTGCAATCCGTGATACCGCCGCAAGAATCGGAGCATCACGAGGGTTTATAACAAATCTGGTTGCAGATGAAGGTGGACTAGGTATTCCTTTTGAGGGCTCCTCGGAAGCGTGCACATTTGTGGAGCAATGTATTGAGGCAGTAGGACTCACACCTGGAGAAGAAGTTTCTATTGCACTCGATATCGCAGCGAGCCAATTTTACGATCAAGGAAATTACATATCTCGAAGTTCAAATATGGTTTTCACGCCAGAACAATGGCGCGAACAACTCATTGCATTATTGTCGTCACACCCCATAGCCTCTATTGAGGATCCCTTCGCGGAAGATGACTGGAGTTCTTGGGATCGATTCATGACCGAACTGCCAAAGCCAATCCAAGTAGTGGGTGATGATCTTTTTACAACGAATCTGACTCGACTCTCCCAAGGCATCGACACTCAGAGCGCAAATTCGATTCTTATCAAGCCCAATCAGAATGGGCTAGTCACTCAGACTCATCATGTACTTCGCCACGCACAGGAACATGGTTTCTCCACGATTGTTTCAGCACGCTCGGGAGAGACCGAAGATAGTTGGTTGGCAGATTTAGCAACTGGTTGGGGAGCCGGTCAAATTAAAGTCGGTTCCACTCACGGATCAGAGCGAACCGCTAAATGGAACCGACTTCTTGAACTTGAGGCAACTGAAGAAACTGTTTTTAACAATCCATTCCAAAAAATCTAA
- a CDS encoding aminoglycoside phosphotransferase family protein, with protein MLNPKLLDQGTVVAYFKDREIFSPESSPLVEILTGGVSNVVLAVSGEGKDLVLKQALPELKVASEWIADQRRAIVEAHAIEVLHKLTPENVPKLYDVDPDQFILIIERAPRTMTIWKEDLLSGSIQPDIAAHLGQILGLWHRNTAKDPAILQEFQEDSLFEQLRISPFYRTVATKHESISKRIGALITELLEDKPCLVHGDYSPKNILVDGRSKVIVLDFEVAHTGNPVFDLGFLLAHLLCKYEFFQEQDKKILLAQAADAFVQAYEKSSESPVSASLPWHVAAIALARVDGQSPVGYLDSAAQDRLRRRALTILQSETPPTITEIFSQA; from the coding sequence ATGCTCAATCCTAAACTTCTTGATCAGGGGACGGTTGTGGCATACTTTAAAGATCGAGAAATCTTTTCACCAGAATCGAGTCCACTCGTTGAAATTCTCACCGGAGGGGTTTCTAATGTTGTTCTCGCTGTTTCCGGAGAGGGAAAAGATTTAGTTTTAAAGCAGGCGTTACCTGAATTGAAAGTCGCGTCAGAATGGATAGCTGACCAGCGCAGAGCTATTGTGGAAGCGCACGCAATAGAAGTCTTGCACAAACTAACACCGGAAAATGTTCCAAAACTTTACGATGTCGATCCGGATCAATTCATTTTGATTATTGAACGGGCACCGCGGACAATGACGATCTGGAAAGAAGATCTGCTATCAGGTTCGATTCAACCTGATATAGCAGCGCACTTAGGTCAAATCTTGGGTCTCTGGCATAGAAATACCGCCAAAGATCCAGCAATACTTCAGGAATTTCAAGAGGATTCCCTTTTCGAACAATTGCGAATCAGCCCATTTTATCGAACCGTAGCCACTAAGCATGAAAGTATCTCAAAACGCATAGGGGCGTTGATTACCGAACTTCTCGAAGACAAACCTTGCCTTGTTCACGGCGATTACTCTCCTAAGAATATCCTCGTTGACGGTCGATCAAAAGTCATCGTGCTGGATTTCGAGGTTGCGCATACTGGCAATCCTGTGTTTGATTTGGGGTTCTTGTTGGCACACTTACTGTGCAAATATGAGTTTTTTCAGGAACAAGACAAAAAAATTCTGCTTGCCCAAGCAGCTGACGCTTTTGTTCAAGCATATGAAAAATCATCCGAGAGTCCAGTATCTGCCTCACTACCTTGGCACGTCGCCGCCATTGCGCTTGCCCGCGTAGATGGACAATCCCCCGTAGGTTATCTTGACTCGGCTGCACAAGATCGTCTTCGCCGTCGTGCCTTGACTATTTTACAAAGTGAGACACCTCCCACGATAACTGAGATATTCTCTCAAGCATGA